From Cecembia calidifontis, one genomic window encodes:
- a CDS encoding AraC family transcriptional regulator, which produces MKAKLLERRNPFDKSFNSDIHSYPHFLNVWHYHPEFELVYIIQSKGARFIGDSIKPFQEGELVLIGEGLPHMWQNDPEYFEKDSRLKAEAITIHFRKDFAGGSLLEIPEMIAVQQMLERAKQGLVFDQETSSTARQKMMEVHESEGFSRLMLFFELLNILAGCKNFQQLSTKGFVHPSEKNGDLRIDKVYSFTYNNFRKNISLEEVADVANLNPTAFCRFFKKHTKKNYSKFLNEIRIGYACKLLLEEGLNISEVGYESGFNNLSNFNRQFKSLIGVSPSQYLIKHQRGKK; this is translated from the coding sequence ATGAAGGCTAAATTACTTGAGAGAAGGAACCCATTTGATAAATCCTTCAATTCAGATATTCATTCTTATCCTCATTTCTTGAATGTGTGGCATTACCACCCAGAATTTGAATTGGTATATATCATTCAATCTAAGGGGGCCAGATTTATAGGTGACAGTATCAAGCCTTTTCAGGAGGGTGAATTAGTACTGATAGGGGAGGGCTTGCCCCACATGTGGCAGAATGATCCCGAATATTTTGAAAAAGACAGCAGGCTAAAGGCAGAAGCCATTACCATTCATTTTCGAAAGGATTTTGCAGGAGGAAGTCTGTTGGAAATTCCCGAGATGATCGCTGTACAGCAAATGCTCGAAAGGGCTAAACAGGGATTGGTTTTTGACCAGGAGACCTCTTCAACTGCCAGACAAAAAATGATGGAGGTTCATGAATCTGAAGGCTTTTCAAGATTGATGTTGTTCTTTGAGCTATTGAATATTCTTGCCGGCTGCAAAAACTTTCAGCAATTAAGCACCAAAGGGTTTGTACATCCCAGCGAAAAAAACGGGGATTTAAGGATAGATAAAGTGTATTCCTTTACCTACAATAATTTCAGAAAAAACATCTCCCTGGAGGAAGTGGCCGATGTGGCCAATTTGAACCCGACAGCATTTTGTAGGTTTTTTAAGAAGCATACCAAGAAAAATTATTCGAAGTTTTTAAATGAAATCCGGATAGGGTATGCCTGCAAACTACTCCTCGAAGAAGGGCTGAATATTTCTGAGGTGGGTTATGAATCAGGATTTAATAACCTTTCCAATTTCAACAGGCAGTTTAAAAGCCTGATAGGAGTTTCTCCCAGTCAGTATCTTATCAAACATCAAAGGGGAAAGAAATAA
- a CDS encoding SDR family NAD(P)-dependent oxidoreductase produces the protein MKQKKTIVITGGASGIGLAITRLFADKGHQVIFLDFNSNSGNQVAEEFKAKGGDVTFIQTDVSDLNSVKTAFDQIPETIDVLVNNAGISHVGNLEDTSEEDLDRLFQVNVKGVYTCSIEAIPKLRTNGGGSIINMCSVAASMGLPDRFAYSMTKGAVLSMTLSIARDYVAEQIRCNCISPGRVHTPFVDGFLAKNYPGQEKEMFAKLAATQPIGRMGKPEEIAAMVYYLASDEASFITGSNFPIDGGFLGLKA, from the coding sequence ATGAAGCAAAAAAAAACGATAGTCATCACAGGTGGAGCAAGCGGAATAGGCCTGGCCATTACCCGATTGTTTGCCGATAAAGGCCATCAGGTAATATTTCTTGACTTTAACTCAAACAGTGGAAATCAGGTAGCAGAAGAATTTAAGGCTAAGGGAGGAGATGTTACCTTTATTCAAACTGACGTTTCGGATTTAAACAGTGTCAAAACAGCCTTTGATCAGATACCGGAAACAATAGATGTTCTGGTCAATAATGCCGGAATTTCCCATGTGGGTAATTTGGAAGATACTTCAGAAGAAGATCTTGATAGACTGTTTCAGGTTAATGTAAAAGGAGTTTACACCTGTTCTATTGAAGCTATTCCCAAGCTTCGGACAAATGGAGGAGGGTCCATCATCAACATGTGTTCTGTAGCCGCTTCCATGGGATTGCCGGATAGATTCGCTTATTCCATGACCAAGGGTGCTGTTCTTTCTATGACCCTTTCCATAGCGAGGGATTATGTTGCCGAACAAATCCGCTGCAATTGCATTTCACCTGGCAGGGTGCATACCCCTTTTGTGGATGGTTTTTTAGCCAAAAATTATCCGGGACAGGAAAAAGAAATGTTTGCCAAACTGGCTGCAACACAACCCATCGGACGTATGGGCAAACCTGAAGAAATTGCCGCAATGGTGTATTACCTGGCTTCTGATGAAGCTTCCTTTATTACAGGCAGTAACTTCCCTATTGATGGGGGATTTCTGGGATTAAAAGCTTAA
- a CDS encoding amidohydrolase family protein: protein MRIDAHQHFWNFDPVRDSWIDDSMKVIQRDFSPEDLLPELRSKRIDGCIAVQADQSPQETQYLLGLSHQHPYIKKVVGWVDLSAPDIESQLERYQAEKNLAGFRKILQALPPSAMEEEAFLQGISLLSKYHFTYDILIFPKHLPAALEFVKKFPNQAFIIDHLAKPAIKSGEFEHWSKGIKELSEIPNLYCKVSGMVTEADWKKWKKEDFIPYLDHITDCFGTERLVYGSDWPVCLVAASYAQVFDLAWEYFQPFSEDEKAAIFGDNACEFYGINA from the coding sequence ATGAGAATAGACGCCCATCAACATTTTTGGAACTTTGATCCTGTAAGAGACAGCTGGATTGATGACAGCATGAAAGTCATCCAGAGGGATTTTTCCCCAGAAGACCTTCTGCCTGAGTTAAGAAGCAAGAGAATCGATGGCTGCATCGCCGTACAGGCAGACCAATCTCCACAGGAAACCCAGTATTTATTGGGGCTGTCCCATCAGCACCCATATATCAAAAAAGTGGTAGGTTGGGTGGATTTAAGTGCCCCGGATATCGAAAGTCAACTCGAGAGGTATCAAGCAGAAAAAAATCTGGCGGGATTTAGAAAAATCTTGCAGGCACTGCCCCCATCTGCGATGGAAGAAGAAGCATTCCTACAAGGCATCAGCCTGCTATCAAAATACCATTTCACCTACGACATCCTGATCTTCCCCAAACATCTTCCTGCGGCATTGGAATTTGTGAAAAAATTTCCTAACCAGGCTTTTATCATAGATCACTTGGCCAAACCAGCTATCAAAAGCGGGGAATTTGAGCATTGGTCAAAAGGGATAAAAGAACTTTCCGAAATCCCCAACCTATATTGTAAAGTATCGGGAATGGTCACCGAAGCCGACTGGAAAAAATGGAAGAAAGAGGATTTCATCCCCTATCTGGACCATATTACCGACTGCTTCGGAACAGAAAGACTTGTCTATGGAAGCGACTGGCCGGTTTGTTTGGTGGCAGCAAGCTATGCTCAGGTATTTGATCTGGCCTGGGAATATTTTCAGCCCTTCTCTGAGGATGAAAAAGCAGCCATTTTCGGAGACAATGCCTGCGAATTTTATGGAATCAATGCTTAA
- a CDS encoding SDR family oxidoreductase translates to MNLQLNKKVFLISGGAKGIGAAISKTIAEEGGIPVFIDPSLGEGELLLTEIERMNQKALQIPTRLLHPENAREAVEKAIEVFGRIDGVVNNAGANDGVGLESGNPEIFRKSVEKNLGHYYDLVHFALPHLKKTKGSIVNISSKTAVTGQGNTSGYTAAKGAQLSLTREWAVELLPYGIRVNAVIPAEVMTPLYKRWIDTFENPQEQFDLIQSRIPLEKRMTTAQEIADMVVFLLSDRSSHTTGQWIYVDGGYTHLDRAIGRDQ, encoded by the coding sequence ATGAACTTACAACTGAACAAAAAAGTATTTTTGATCTCTGGGGGAGCTAAAGGCATAGGGGCCGCCATAAGCAAGACCATTGCTGAAGAAGGCGGCATACCTGTTTTCATTGACCCCTCTCTGGGAGAAGGGGAATTACTGTTGACAGAAATAGAAAGGATGAACCAAAAAGCACTACAAATCCCCACCAGACTACTTCATCCCGAGAATGCCAGGGAGGCTGTTGAAAAGGCAATTGAAGTGTTTGGCAGAATAGATGGGGTAGTCAATAATGCCGGTGCCAATGATGGGGTAGGATTGGAAAGCGGAAATCCCGAAATCTTCAGAAAATCGGTAGAAAAAAACCTAGGGCATTATTACGACCTGGTCCATTTTGCCCTACCCCACTTAAAGAAAACTAAAGGAAGCATCGTGAACATCAGCAGCAAAACCGCTGTGACTGGTCAAGGCAATACCAGTGGCTATACCGCTGCAAAAGGTGCACAATTGTCTTTGACAAGGGAATGGGCTGTGGAACTATTGCCCTATGGCATCCGCGTAAATGCGGTCATTCCTGCAGAAGTCATGACCCCCTTATACAAGAGATGGATAGACACTTTTGAAAACCCTCAGGAACAATTTGATCTCATCCAGTCAAGAATCCCTTTGGAAAAAAGAATGACCACTGCACAGGAAATTGCTGACATGGTGGTTTTCCTGCTTTCTGATAGGTCTTCCCATACCACAGGACAATGGATCTATGTGGATGGAGGCTATACCCATCTGGATAGGGCCATCGGAAGGGATCAGTAG
- a CDS encoding PorP/SprF family type IX secretion system membrane protein: protein MKRQYSNQFFWALRSIIGLKASRSAFGFSILLIFLLIFSPLSETKAQTRKYFGHFNSLQSYFNPALTGYEGSVVRGLVRNQWTGFEGAPQTYFLNVEIDPMEISAGQDAALLGNTAAGLQLVHDTFGPIRQTEMLLSYGARVRISRSTNLRLGVAVNYTNARLDGNNLTTEQANDPTVNVFLNQFADMRVLDFNAGLAITHQNYYFAYGLQNIARGRLHQGEAFIKERPFVNVLQTGFRQTMSSNFSVLTNIMYRIQDDLPYNLEFNVKLMAMDKFWLGVGHRVNYANSYHFGFLMNNIRFGYAYEIPVSKSYLIPNPTHEFMVSFFLFRKGGVNSEAGTLIW from the coding sequence ATGAAACGCCAATACTCTAATCAATTTTTTTGGGCTTTGAGATCCATTATTGGACTAAAAGCATCCCGATCTGCTTTTGGCTTCAGCATCCTATTGATTTTTTTACTGATTTTTTCTCCATTGTCTGAAACAAAGGCTCAGACAAGAAAATACTTTGGCCACTTTAATTCTCTTCAGAGCTATTTTAATCCCGCTCTGACAGGATATGAGGGGTCTGTGGTGAGAGGCTTGGTACGAAACCAATGGACAGGTTTTGAAGGTGCACCACAGACCTATTTCCTGAATGTGGAAATTGACCCTATGGAGATCAGTGCTGGCCAAGATGCCGCCCTTTTGGGCAATACCGCAGCGGGACTCCAATTGGTACATGATACTTTTGGCCCGATCAGACAGACTGAAATGCTCTTGAGTTATGGCGCAAGGGTAAGAATATCAAGATCTACTAACCTTCGCTTGGGTGTAGCCGTCAATTATACCAATGCAAGATTGGACGGAAATAACCTGACTACCGAACAGGCAAATGATCCTACGGTTAATGTTTTTCTCAATCAGTTTGCTGACATGAGGGTATTGGATTTCAATGCAGGATTGGCGATTACCCATCAAAACTATTACTTCGCTTATGGCCTTCAAAACATAGCCAGGGGAAGATTACATCAAGGAGAAGCATTTATCAAAGAAAGGCCATTTGTCAACGTGTTGCAAACAGGTTTTAGACAAACCATGTCTTCCAATTTCAGTGTATTAACGAACATCATGTACAGGATACAGGATGATCTACCCTATAATTTAGAGTTTAATGTAAAATTAATGGCAATGGACAAGTTCTGGTTGGGCGTTGGTCATCGGGTCAATTATGCCAATAGCTACCATTTTGGATTCTTGATGAACAACATCAGGTTTGGATATGCCTACGAAATTCCGGTAAGCAAATCCTATCTAATCCCGAATCCCACCCATGAATTTATGGTCTCTTTCTTTTTATTCAGAAAAGGAGGGGTAAACAGTGAAGCCGGTACTTTAATCTGGTAG
- a CDS encoding thrombospondin type 3 repeat-containing protein — protein MKIFLKKHAWGLWLWLIIFLVSSNGLYSFNIDRNDFYIFSNGAGLSNLQISEGRLEPRFNPDVTTYRVNLSFYTFSVTLTPTSIERNARIFIQGQEIRNGASTKKIFLYPGQNEVAVDVRNPDGTQRTYQIFFTRNAPAGNVTVNMRWDLPECDRNSDFFDEDACAAATRDDDGDGVPNFLDFCPGTPPGTPVDEFGCPIEPVVDSDGDEVPDDLDQCPDTPAGEPVDENGCSPSQKDTDGDGVTDDKDQCPNTPAGETVDANGCSPSQKDSDGDGVTDDKDQCPNTPAGETVDANGCSPSQKDTDGDGVTDDKDQCPNTPEGETVDANGCSPSQKDSDGDGVTDDKDQCPNTPAGETVDANGCSPSQKDTDGDGVTDVKDQCPNTPEGETVDANGCSPSQKDSDGDGVTDDKDQCPNTPAGTTVDENGCPLPDSDGDGVPDIIDQCPDTPAGEAVDANGCAPSQKDTDEDGVTDDKDLCPNTPSGAEVDENGCSKDQIDTDGDGIPDYLDQCPDTPEGQEVDENGCAPSQKDSDNDGVTDDKDQCPDTPEDQEVDENGCAPSQKDSDNDGVTDDVDQCPDTPAGTEVDENGCAPSQKDSDNDGVTDDKDQCPDTPVGQEVDENGCAPSQKDSDNDGVTDDKDQCPDTPEGEEVDENGCSKDQIDTDQDGIPDYLDQCPDSPAGAEVDENGCSKDQIDTDEDGIPDYLDQCPGTPEGEQVDENGCAPSQKDTDNDGVTDDMDLCPDTPEGAEVDENGCALSQKDTDNDGVTDDMDLCPDTPEGAEVDENGCALSQKDTDKDGVTDDKDLCPNTPEGEEVDEYGCSVNELEPTIVVDFEDFAMIEVPWGTLFDQIGLPTEVQVTTEDGLTFTFPIIWSPIGYDPYQSGPYILEGVIQLPNSWEPQFDRIPSITVLVLPKDPPLDLILSNDFFNQTNMNTPILVGEFTVIDPIDDIHTIELAPGVADNDLFSIIDGQLYWNNTDLAPGKNIFTIIVTVTDRDGNVITKEFTITRNLTELLQEMEIPNTFTPDGDGINDDWGIPLLEMFNSVRMHIYERGGLRVFFTNKPTDRWDGTYMGKPLPIDTYYYVIEVDDNKESRKGILNLLRRN, from the coding sequence ATGAAAATATTTCTAAAGAAACATGCTTGGGGCCTTTGGCTCTGGCTGATTATTTTTCTGGTTTCCAGCAATGGGTTATATTCTTTTAATATAGACCGAAATGACTTTTATATTTTTTCCAATGGAGCTGGACTGAGCAACCTTCAAATCAGTGAAGGTAGGTTGGAGCCAAGGTTTAACCCTGATGTCACTACTTACAGGGTTAACCTTAGCTTCTATACTTTTTCCGTAACACTTACTCCAACCTCCATCGAAAGAAATGCGAGGATTTTTATCCAAGGCCAGGAAATAAGGAATGGAGCAAGTACCAAAAAGATTTTTTTGTATCCGGGGCAAAATGAAGTAGCTGTGGATGTCAGAAATCCTGATGGAACGCAGAGAACTTATCAAATCTTTTTTACAAGAAATGCCCCTGCAGGAAACGTTACTGTCAATATGAGATGGGACCTTCCTGAATGCGATCGAAATAGTGATTTTTTTGATGAGGACGCATGTGCCGCTGCAACGAGAGATGATGATGGAGATGGGGTTCCAAATTTTCTAGATTTTTGTCCTGGAACCCCTCCCGGCACACCTGTAGATGAATTTGGATGTCCTATAGAACCTGTTGTAGATAGTGATGGAGATGAGGTTCCTGACGACTTGGATCAATGCCCTGATACTCCGGCAGGTGAACCGGTGGATGAAAACGGCTGCTCACCTTCTCAGAAAGATACTGATGGCGATGGGGTCACTGATGACAAAGACCAATGCCCTAATACCCCTGCAGGTGAAACAGTAGATGCCAATGGCTGCTCTCCTTCTCAAAAAGATTCTGATGGCGATGGGGTGACTGATGACAAAGACCAATGTCCCAATACTCCCGCAGGTGAAACTGTTGATGCCAATGGCTGTTCTCCTTCACAGAAAGATACTGATGGCGATGGGGTCACTGATGACAAAGACCAATGTCCCAATACTCCTGAAGGTGAAACAGTAGATGCCAATGGCTGTTCTCCTTCTCAAAAAGATTCTGATGGCGATGGGGTCACTGATGACAAAGACCAATGTCCCAATACTCCCGCAGGTGAAACTGTTGATGCCAATGGCTGTTCTCCTTCACAGAAAGATACTGATGGCGATGGGGTCACTGATGTCAAAGACCAATGTCCCAATACTCCTGAAGGTGAAACAGTAGATGCCAATGGCTGTTCACCTTCACAAAAAGACTCCGATGGGGATGGGGTGACTGATGACAAAGACCAATGTCCCAATACTCCCGCAGGAACAACGGTTGATGAAAATGGTTGTCCTTTACCCGATTCAGACGGTGATGGCGTCCCTGATATAATAGACCAGTGCCCAGACACTCCAGCAGGTGAAGCAGTGGATGCCAATGGCTGTGCTCCCTCTCAGAAAGACACTGACGAGGATGGCGTTACAGACGACAAAGACCTTTGCCCAAATACTCCTTCAGGAGCAGAAGTTGACGAAAATGGCTGTTCAAAAGACCAAATTGATACAGATGGAGATGGGATACCGGATTATCTGGACCAGTGTCCCGACACTCCTGAAGGCCAAGAAGTAGACGAAAACGGTTGTGCCCCTTCCCAAAAAGACTCTGACAATGACGGCGTTACTGATGATAAAGACCAGTGTCCCGACACTCCTGAAGACCAAGAAGTAGACGAAAACGGTTGTGCCCCTTCTCAAAAAGACTCTGACAATGACGGTGTGACCGATGACGTGGACCAGTGCCCCGATACCCCTGCGGGTACAGAAGTTGATGAAAATGGCTGCGCCCCTTCCCAAAAAGACTCTGACAATGACGGCGTTACTGATGACAAAGACCAGTGTCCCGACACTCCTGTAGGCCAAGAAGTAGACGAAAACGGTTGTGCCCCTTCCCAGAAAGACTCTGACAATGACGGCGTTACTGATGACAAAGACCAGTGTCCTGATACACCTGAAGGAGAAGAAGTAGATGAAAATGGCTGCTCCAAAGATCAGATTGATACCGATCAGGATGGTATTCCAGATTACCTCGATCAATGTCCAGATTCTCCGGCAGGAGCTGAAGTAGATGAAAATGGCTGTTCTAAAGACCAAATTGACACAGATGAGGATGGTATTCCTGATTATTTAGACCAGTGTCCTGGCACTCCAGAAGGCGAGCAAGTGGACGAAAATGGCTGCGCTCCTTCACAAAAAGATACTGACAATGATGGTGTAACCGATGATATGGATCTATGCCCTGACACTCCTGAAGGAGCAGAAGTAGATGAAAATGGATGTGCACTTTCACAAAAAGATACTGACAATGATGGTGTAACCGATGATATGGATCTATGCCCTGACACCCCTGAAGGAGCAGAAGTAGATGAAAATGGATGTGCACTTTCACAAAAAGATACAGATAAGGACGGTGTAACTGATGATAAGGACCTTTGCCCAAATACTCCAGAAGGTGAAGAGGTGGACGAATACGGTTGCTCTGTCAACGAATTAGAACCTACTATAGTGGTAGATTTCGAGGACTTTGCCATGATTGAAGTTCCCTGGGGTACCCTATTTGATCAAATTGGCTTACCTACTGAAGTTCAGGTGACCACAGAAGATGGACTAACATTTACTTTCCCTATCATATGGAGTCCAATTGGCTATGATCCTTATCAAAGCGGTCCATATATCCTGGAAGGAGTAATTCAGTTACCAAACAGTTGGGAACCTCAATTTGACAGGATACCTAGTATCACTGTACTGGTTTTGCCAAAGGACCCTCCATTGGATCTGATTTTGAGCAATGATTTCTTCAATCAGACCAATATGAATACCCCGATTTTGGTAGGAGAATTTACTGTAATCGATCCGATTGATGATATCCACACCATAGAATTGGCTCCAGGAGTGGCAGATAATGATCTTTTCTCCATCATTGATGGTCAGCTCTATTGGAACAATACTGATTTGGCTCCTGGAAAAAACATATTCACCATCATTGTGACAGTTACCGATAGAGATGGAAATGTGATCACCAAGGAATTTACCATCACCAGAAACCTGACTGAACTTTTACAGGAAATGGAAATTCCCAACACCTTCACTCCAGATGGTGATGGCATCAATGATGATTGGGGAATTCCATTATTGGAAATGTTCAATAGTGTTAGAATGCACATCTATGAAAGAGGTGGTCTGAGGGTATTTTTCACCAACAAGCCTACTGATAGATGGGACGGTACCTACATGGGTAAACCACTACCAATTGACACCTATTACTATGTGATTGAGGTAGATGACAACAAAGAATCCAGAAAAGGAATTTTGAACCTTTTAAGAAGAAACTAA
- a CDS encoding IS1634 family transposase, translated as MYFKFSLRKHPDTGRLSGYYRLVESYRNADNRVCHRTILNIGFMEDAAPEQLNKIQKHLTEKYEHKASLFDLEEDPIVRRYVEDFWNRIVSSKKLDIKSEQQLSRMVDMDTIQHSNAREIGAENIAFQTWEKLQLTPLLLSAGFSAEDASLAATQVVSRAVYPASELKTVRWIKENSAVCELTGYDMDKITKDKLYKSALELYKVKDSLEKHLSKRTNELFDLQDKIILYDLTNTYFEGEKPNSKLAQYGRSKEKRKDAKLVVLALVVNVEGFIKYSSILEGNIADCNTLAAMIEKLSVHTCTGPAVVVLDAGIATEENLHLIQSKGYSYLCVSRTKLKDYSYVPDRLTTLLETKSKQNIRLRAVSTEKNTDYYLEVKSPSKEKKEEGMKLQFEERFEQELQKIHHALNSKGGVKKTDKVHQRIGRAKEKYPSVQYYYEITVESDPKTEQATAMSWKKNPEREQAKADNLGIYFLRTNLNVQEEYIIWNIYNTIREIENAFRTLKTDLDLRPIYHKNDDATMAHLHLGILAYWIVNTVRYQLKQNGIKSCWGEIVRIGNTQKVITTSGKNTYDKIITTRKCTVPNKNLKEIYDILQAKYQPFTKRKSVVHKLELKKTEIPKLQLLTGG; from the coding sequence ATGTATTTCAAGTTCTCTTTACGTAAACATCCCGACACGGGAAGACTGAGTGGGTATTACCGGCTGGTGGAAAGTTACCGTAATGCGGACAACAGAGTGTGTCATCGCACTATCCTGAATATAGGTTTCATGGAGGATGCCGCACCCGAGCAGCTCAACAAAATACAGAAACACCTTACCGAGAAGTATGAGCACAAGGCTTCTCTTTTTGACCTGGAGGAAGATCCAATCGTCAGACGCTATGTTGAAGACTTCTGGAATCGGATCGTATCTTCCAAGAAGCTGGATATCAAGTCGGAACAGCAGCTGTCACGGATGGTGGATATGGATACCATCCAGCACAGTAATGCCAGAGAAATAGGAGCTGAGAATATTGCTTTCCAGACATGGGAGAAGCTGCAGCTTACACCTTTATTACTTTCGGCGGGATTCAGCGCCGAAGATGCAAGTCTTGCAGCCACACAGGTTGTATCCCGTGCGGTATACCCCGCTTCCGAACTCAAAACTGTCCGTTGGATAAAGGAAAACTCGGCAGTCTGTGAGCTTACGGGCTATGATATGGATAAAATAACCAAGGACAAGCTGTACAAAAGTGCGCTTGAGCTATACAAAGTCAAAGATTCACTCGAAAAGCACCTTTCCAAACGTACCAATGAACTCTTTGATCTACAGGATAAGATCATCCTTTATGACCTGACCAACACCTACTTTGAGGGAGAAAAACCGAACAGTAAGCTGGCACAATACGGGAGGAGTAAGGAAAAAAGAAAAGATGCGAAACTTGTTGTGCTGGCACTGGTAGTGAATGTGGAAGGGTTTATCAAGTACTCCTCTATCCTGGAAGGAAACATAGCAGACTGCAACACACTTGCCGCAATGATTGAAAAGCTTTCCGTCCACACCTGTACAGGACCTGCGGTAGTGGTACTCGATGCAGGCATAGCCACCGAAGAAAACCTGCATCTTATCCAGAGCAAAGGATACAGCTACCTCTGTGTAAGCAGGACAAAACTCAAGGATTATAGCTATGTGCCCGACAGGCTTACAACTCTGCTGGAAACAAAATCAAAGCAGAACATCAGACTCAGAGCAGTGTCCACAGAAAAAAACACAGACTATTATTTAGAAGTCAAAAGCCCTTCCAAAGAGAAGAAAGAGGAAGGCATGAAGCTACAGTTCGAAGAAAGGTTTGAACAGGAACTGCAAAAAATACACCATGCTCTCAACAGCAAGGGAGGGGTCAAAAAAACCGATAAAGTCCACCAGCGCATCGGGAGGGCCAAAGAAAAGTATCCATCAGTCCAGTATTATTATGAGATCACTGTTGAAAGTGACCCTAAAACAGAACAGGCGACAGCAATGTCATGGAAGAAAAACCCGGAACGGGAGCAGGCAAAAGCTGATAATCTGGGTATCTATTTTTTACGGACAAACCTGAACGTGCAGGAGGAGTACATCATCTGGAATATCTATAACACTATCAGGGAAATAGAAAATGCTTTCCGCACCCTCAAAACCGACTTGGACCTTAGACCGATTTACCATAAAAATGATGATGCCACCATGGCGCATCTACATCTGGGAATCCTTGCATATTGGATAGTCAATACAGTGAGGTACCAGCTCAAACAGAATGGAATAAAAAGCTGCTGGGGTGAAATAGTAAGAATAGGCAACACACAAAAGGTCATCACTACATCAGGGAAAAACACCTATGACAAAATCATTACCACACGCAAGTGTACAGTTCCAAACAAAAACCTAAAAGAAATTTACGATATTCTTCAGGCCAAATACCAACCGTTTACAAAAAGAAAATCCGTAGTACACAAACTTGAACTCAAAAAAACAGAAATACCCAAATTACAGCTACTTACAGGCGGATAG
- a CDS encoding fumarylacetoacetate hydrolase family protein, protein MKLIRFGRPGHEKPGIEINEKRFDCSSFGEDWTEQFLGSNGIDRLKTWLENNKEKLEEIDPSQRLGSPIGRPSKVICVGLNYSLHAKESGMPLPEVPILFMKATSSLCGPNDPIIIPKNSTKTDWEVELAVVIGKKASYVEKENAMDYVAGYCLHNDVSERDFQLHHGGQWVKGKSADHFAPLGPYLVTKDEIANPHKLRLWLNVNGEKMQDSNTSDLVFDIPTLISYISQYMTLLPGDVISTGTPSGVGLGLKPPRYLNDGDVVELGIDGLGTAKQVAMDYEHFRSKFE, encoded by the coding sequence ATGAAATTAATCAGATTCGGAAGACCTGGTCATGAAAAGCCAGGCATAGAAATAAATGAAAAAAGGTTCGACTGTTCTTCCTTTGGTGAAGACTGGACAGAACAGTTTTTGGGCAGCAATGGTATCGATAGGCTCAAAACTTGGCTTGAAAACAATAAAGAAAAGCTGGAGGAAATTGATCCATCCCAAAGATTAGGTTCACCTATAGGAAGACCTTCTAAAGTTATTTGTGTGGGTCTGAATTATTCACTTCATGCCAAAGAAAGTGGAATGCCCCTACCTGAGGTACCGATCTTATTTATGAAAGCAACCTCATCTCTGTGCGGCCCAAATGATCCGATTATTATTCCAAAAAACTCCACCAAAACTGACTGGGAGGTTGAATTGGCGGTAGTGATTGGAAAGAAGGCCAGTTATGTAGAAAAAGAAAATGCCATGGACTATGTAGCCGGGTATTGTCTTCATAATGACGTCAGCGAAAGAGACTTCCAGTTGCACCACGGTGGCCAATGGGTAAAAGGCAAAAGTGCTGACCACTTTGCTCCATTAGGCCCATACCTAGTCACCAAAGATGAAATTGCGAATCCTCATAAGCTAAGACTCTGGCTAAATGTCAATGGAGAAAAAATGCAGGACAGCAATACTTCAGATCTTGTTTTTGACATTCCCACCTTGATTTCCTATATCAGCCAATACATGACCCTTTTGCCTGGTGATGTGATCTCCACCGGCACCCCTTCAGGTGTAGGCTTAGGCTTAAAACCACCAAGATACCTCAATGATGGAGATGTAGTAGAACTGGGAATAGATGGACTTGGAACAGCCAAACAGGTGGCCATGGATTATGAACATTTCAGGTCAAAGTTTGAATAA